The Pelmatolapia mariae isolate MD_Pm_ZW linkage group LG9, Pm_UMD_F_2, whole genome shotgun sequence genome has a segment encoding these proteins:
- the LOC134635093 gene encoding V-set domain-containing T-cell activation inhibitor 1-like — MTVSKGDTEVSCVFMEKCILPCTFQSDTDIVIHWLQETAGNIRVHSFYRNQDQPALQDKHFRGRTSLFNDQISRGNASLQLMWADVQDEGRYKCYTSTITGNKESFINLEVNAPVEEVNLQRVGNTMNCSSEGIFPEPQLIWSTSPPSNVSLQYETTVQQTEQQLYNISSSLILSDSDKDSVFSCNISTRRNWRNATLGEQGESGNQRIK; from the exons ATGACTGTTTCCAAAGGAG ATACTGAAGTATCCTGTGTATTTATGGAAAAATGCATCTTACCGTGCACTTTCCAAAGTGACACTGACATAGTCATCCACTGGctgcaggaaactgcaggaaacATTCGTGTCCACTCATTCTACCGAAACCAAGACCAGCCCGCACTTCAGGACAAGCATTTCAGAGGCAGGACTTCACTGTTCAACGACCAGATCTCCAGAGGAAATGCTTCACTCCAGCTGATGTGGGCGGATGTTCAGGATGAAGGCAGATACAAATGCTACACCAGCACCATCACAGGAAACAAGGAATCATTTATAAACCTTGAAGTAAATG CTCCAGTAGAAGAAGTCAATCTTCAGCGAGTAGGAAACACGATGAACTGCAGCTCAGAGGGAATCTTCCCTGAACCCCAGTTAATCTGGTCCACCAGCCCTCCATCCAATGTGTCGCTCCAGTATGAAACCACAGTCCAGCAGACTGAACAGCAGCTTTACAACATCAGCAGTTCTCTGATACTTTCAGACAGTGATAAAGATTCTGTTTTTAGCTGTAACATCAGCACTCGTAGAAACTGGAGGAACGCAACTTTAGGTGAACAAGGTGAGTCTGGAAACCAGCGAATCAAATAG